The following nucleotide sequence is from Bombus pyrosoma isolate SC7728 linkage group LG17, ASM1482585v1, whole genome shotgun sequence.
TGATCGTAAAGCCATCGCaggtatttatttcaaattcagAGCTTAGAGTACTAGCTTCTTAACGCCTGACGATCTTTCTCTTATCGAATCCCCCTTGTACGTCTTGTACGTCAAGTAATGTTCTCGACATCTTAAATGTTCATGACGTAAAGTTACTTTAACGTATCGTTTTTCAAGGTAAGATGTCGCAGTTAGAAGTTGAAAGCGAAATCGTGGACGTTTGATCCGACGCATACATCGATGCCTTGATTGAAGACGCACCTCTGAAAGGTCCTCCTCCCTTGTTATCCTTGTTATCCTTTGTTTCGAATCCTCTTCAAGCACTGGTTCAGACACAGACTGGCCGATACGGCGATGAGCGAGTAACAAGGAATTTAGGATTTGTCAACGACACCAAATTTCACCGACGATAGCTTTGGCCGACAACAGCTTTAACCGACTGACGCTATTGCCACAGGGAAATGAGAGAAGATACGTATAAGCTTGGATATGTAGGTTTATTGCTGCAGATAATTTATAGATGACCggattaaaaataccaacTTAAATCCAATACAGAGCATAAGCTGAAGAGCAGTTAAATGAGTTTTGGTTCGAGTTCAatcaatttatgtttaatttaaaacgagccaagtttgattaaatatagtatatacgGTACGTTCCACTGTGCGTCGCAAGAGAAATTTCGTCCAAACGTGAACGAAGCAGGTGACAAGCTTGGCAAGCGTCCCGATTCTAGCGCAAACCTGACAAGTTGCTAATGAACTCCATTGAAGAGACGCATCCGGTAAATTTAGTGAAAGAAATGCTGTTCCGTTCTCCTATTTGGCCGGAAGATCTAACAATTCGGATGTACTCGGTTGAACCGTTTTACTGTACCCCACTGGTCGTTTGCGAACGGGCAAATTATTTAGTAGTAGGTTGTTTACTTGTTACTTGCCACTTGACTGGCCGTGTCCGAACCAGCTTTAACCCTGCTGCGATCATTGAATCTTGCTTTCGAACAACTTCAACGGAGAAAGACGTTTCACTGTACTaacgaaaagagaaatcaTGCGCGtgaataatgattttttaaatattttccttagACTTGGGAAACGCTCTCTAACGATAGAAAGATAGAACTGGATCTGAAATGATCCAAAGGACGTGCAGCAGGGTTAGATCATATCATCTTACATAGCACACGTAGTTGCATTTCTGTCCATGTATCGATGCGAATAAAAACGTTGAATTTCCCCAAAGAATAAACGAAGCACTGTATTGCCTTGCGAGTAATTGCGTATCGTAACTCGAGATGAATGATGTTTTAATACTTGTCCTCCCTAAACAATGTTACTATTAGATCATCCTGTGCACGCACCTGCATCTCGAGGAGATCCGTGGCAATGTGAATTTCCTATGGCAAAGAATTACATAATTGCTCCCGTTAACGGTGTCTTCAATTTGTACGCTAATGAGGAAGATTTAGCTAATGGGAAGCCAGTCCCTTACTCGTATCCTGACTTAGCCACTTTTGTCAGGGACATGAACCTTCTTTGCGCGATGATCGCCGATGGTCCATTAAAATCTTTTTGCTACAGAAGACTGAGTTATCTTTCGTCAAAGTTCCAACTGCATGTGTTACTGAACGAGCTTAGAGAACTTGCCAGTCAAAAGGCAGTCCCTCATAGGGACTTCTATAACATCAGAAAGGTTAGTATGGGAGAGCCGAATGTACTTGCAATTTACAACTAGCGGCAAACAGATTATATTACGGATTTACATCGTGAACATTTTGAACACCGAAGAGATGATATACTTTCAAGTAGATTGAAATGTTTGTTCTATTGACTTCAGGTTGATACTCATATTCATGCAGCATCTTGCATGAATCAGAAGCATCTGCTCAGATTTATTAAGAAAACCTTGAAGAATCACGCAGATGAAATCGTCACGTACTCCAAGAATAAGGAAACAATGACTCTACGGGAAGTATTTCAATCGATGAACCTGACCACTTACGATCTCAGTGTTGATATGTTGGATGTGCATGCGGTAAGTTTCCATTGATATATCATACGTATGGCAAGATAAAtttcagaataaaatatttatccgggcttttccttttccttgtTCTTTCAGGATAGAAACACGTTCCATAGGTTCGACAAATTCAACGCCAAATACAATCCAATCGGTGAAAGTCGCCTGCGTGAAGTGTTTCTAAAAACGGATAACTATTTGAATGGTAAATTTTTCGCAAGAATAATCAAGGAAGTTGCCAGCGATCTCGAAGAATCCAAGTACCAAAATGCGGAACTACGTCTTTCGATTTACGGCAAAAGCCCAGAAGAGTGGGACAAATTAGCGAAATGGGCAATTCAGAGCGACGTATATTCGGACAATGTGCGCTGGCTCATTCAGATTCCTCGGCTTTAGTAAGTTATTTAgcatttattcaattaatatttcgtcTAAAATCATTCTAATATCTGCTGTTTCCATTTAgtgacatttttaaattgaacaaattgcTGACAAATTTCCAAGAGATAATGAACAACAtctttcttcccctttttgAAGTAACGAATGACGCTAATTCTCACCCAGAGCTACATAAATTTCTCCAATACGTAAGCAGATTTTTAACAACAAACGTTGATAATATTTGGAATTGATTCGGTATTTTGGAATCATCGATACTATCATCGTTATAGGTAATAGGATTTGATTCAGTTGATGATGAGAGCAAACCTGAAAATCCTCTATTCGATAAAGATGTCTGTCCACCCCCAGAATGGGATGATATTGAAAATCCTCCTTATGGATATTATCAATACTACACTTATGCCAACATGACCGTCTTGAATCATTTTAGAGCGTACGTATACACTTTTCGCGACTAGTAATTGGTGTTAGCTCTCTGATTAGACAAACATTTGATGTAGagtgtattatttattagggAACAAGGTTTAAACACCTTCGTCCTCAGACCTCATTGTGGCGAAGCTGGTCCCATTCAACATCTTGTTTGCGGTTATATGATGGCAGAAAATATCTCTCATGGTCTTTTACTTCGAAAAGTGCCAGTACTACAATATCTGTATTATTTAGCACAAATTGGGATTGCAATGTCGCCTCTTAGTaataattctcttttcttaaattatcaTCGCAATCCATTGCCCGAATATTTAGCAAGAGGATTGTGTGTAAGTCTTTCCACGGATGATCCCCTTCAATTTCACTTTACCAAGGTCAGCGTGATGTAAAAATTGCCCGtttattcgttcgaaatatttctcgcTTACGCCTCTTTTGTTTACGTTAGCTAAGttgataataatatgtttttatagGAACCGTTGATGGAAGAGTACAGTATTGCTGCACAAGTATGGAAGCTCAGTTCGTGCGATATGTGTGAACTAGCGCGTAATTCCGTGCTTATGAGTGGTTTTCCACACAAGGTATGCGTTCTACGGCTACTCATAGGGTAAACAAATTAACACCAAATATAACCATTTTGTCTTACTTTATAGAGTAAACAATACTGGCTTGGGCCAAATTATACAAAAGAGGGTGTGGCCGGTAATGATATTACGCGAACGAATGTACCGGATATTCGGGTGGCCTATCGATACGAAACATTAGTCGACGAAttgtcgaatatttttaaagttgtCGAAAAACCCGAAGCCGTTCCATTTTAATCCATAGCGATAGTACAAAAGATCCTTGGACATAATATAACGATTATTCTACAATTACAAaatagtatttataaaattcgacGAAACTGCGattgagaattatttataaaatgaatcttgtaacgtaaataattatgtGATGTATGCTAATAATTGTTGTCAACTTTTAATGATACTTTtgcaaaaagtttcttttgtcGGTTATCAGTTTGATATCATTCGataatgtatattacaataatgtTAATTGCATGATTTATACGTGATAATTTTCCCTTTAAGATGTTTTAATAGAGAAAACAAGGTTATTCTTAagattaaatgtataaacactACTAAGTTATAAGAAAACGTCTTTCACTCAGGTTccaaaattttaatgtaaaacagGGAGAAATTAAtctcaaatttttcatatacgttgaccaatttaaaaatagttaGATATTAGATGAAATTCCAATTTCAAGTGTTACTAatctttattacatatatgtatgtgaattaaattagaattgaGTATCGTCGTATTAACtttgtgtaaaaaaaaaaatgtaaaatattacaaagcaGCAATTCATTTCTCATATTTTAGTCATATAAAAGTATGTCAGTTCagtcttttcaattttaatgttatttacttacctttttgtacatttatacagaaattgtgtatttgtttttaaaagatatgttTAACTCGGATATGGATAGTTTACTCCAAAGTAATATTtctctgtataatatttatataattttcatctttattaatattaaattgcagGCACTAAATGTAGTACctcttgtaaaataattagatttataggaaacataaaatttattttcagacCATTATTATGTAATCATTTCCTCCTTCGTTTTTGAGACAACTTTGTGATGAACGAGCTTTTACTGGCAAATATATGATGATATATCAACATTCGTAACGAATCctaatattgaatataaattgttgCTAAATAGAAATGatgtatgtattgtataaggtatatcttataaaacaaaaatatacttgTACCGTCAAAATAATGTTGTgtttaaacttaaaatattttatatcccATGAAAACATTCTTGGACAGTGCCACAAATTTAAAAGCTTATtgattttacgaaataaatcatattgtAACTTCCTAATCTGATcactttttcaaattaatgaTTAGAGTATAGATTGTAGAAggttatgaaatttatttgtgtcatagaattatcgaattatagatatatataagatTCATAGAAATCATGTCCGTAATAACAATTGtctatttatgtatttaaaatattaaaattacttcaaattgtttattcataaaaaattttgtttatgtaaaataaaaatacgcaaTTAGGGGAAAATAATGTATGTACTTATATTATGTTCtcaatgatatacgttatagacAAATAGATTTCacgagaaaatagagaaaaatcgTCTTTATTCAATACTTCTAATAGATATAACttgagaaaaaaaacaaaaatgattctttttctgttttcttatTGTTACATTCATTCATAAGgcattttattcgttattatatCATCTACCATGTTCGCTTCGCTTTGTACAGTTACGTCAAACAACATATAACAATATCTAAcaatcttatttattattgcgcttttttaatcttctccGTAGATCGCAGACTTTCTGTGATTTTTGGCAataattctgtaaatattACTGTTCCTAGAAAGACTAAAACTGTACCGATCCAGTGGTACAGTGTGAaaggatttttaaaatatattatagaaaagattagagataaaaattttcgtAATGTTATGACTAAAGTCACTGTGAGTGATGTACATTCTGCTGTTAATGTAAAAACGGAACTAATGCACACGtatctaaaattattgttaaggaatataaattattaaaatttgattgtgTACATTAATCACGTATCTAAATATTAGTGAAAGGATACTGTGTGAGAACATTTCCTATAagatatagaattaattttggCATTTGtagattaataattgatatctTTATTGGATCTGATGCTAGAGCATACATGAAATGATCCCAGATGTTAGGAGccaatgttaaaaaaaatggtaaaGGTAGCAAATGCTGAAatcagatatttaattttatatatatatatatatatatataatatattatttatattatttactacatATTATATTCAGTTTAAATGTATACACTCTATATAAACGCTTTGAAAGAGGATCCAAATTAATCAAGTTTctctattaaattaaacaattctaATATGAAGACCTTTTccatatttctaataattacagaaacaatgatgtatgtacatttaaaCTGAACATATTccataaatttgtaaatgagATAGGAAATTATACCGTGTAATATAAAGCTTCTCTTGGATTTTTTCCATACTTTTTATGCAATACTTCTTGATAGATACCCATTCTTGCAGATACAAATAGTGCAATTGTCAATAATGATATGCCTAATATCCACCAAAACAAATCATCCCATGGTGTTGTAGGTACTTGTTCTACATTCTTGGCTTGCaaagatttaatttctttgccGCTAACAATAGTACAAATAGCAATTCCAAGAGTTATCATAAATACTGAcaaatatttactaaaaaCATATctcttctttaaaataatgataccCATAATCATATTAGCTATTAGAGAACcctaaaattattgaatataaacaataattgcTTGGcaattcaaattttgtaatatacttcatatttaaatacttacaGCTCTGAATATCATATGTAATGGCATgggtatattaaaatcaaatgcataattattacaaacatttgcaacaaaaaacattgttaCTAATATAAAGTAATCTTTTATTCCTATATTGGGCTTTACAGTCCCACATTttgaagtaaataaaaatccttCTATCGATATAAAAAGGAACTGTGCAAATGTAATAAGATTTCCACTGCCTGGATCATCCctgaaaaagtaattatttttattttgtcgaTAATAGGTAATGTTTGATTTAGTATTTCACAATTCTAagtcatatcgttataaaagaTGCAAGTTGTTACGTTGAGAATTTTGAGAGTAGTATATAAAGATaatgtatagaatatatttgaaaaacaaaatgcAATACTAACTTAACAAGAAGTTCCAGGAAAACGACGTTGCTACAACAACCGAGGAACACGCACAATATCGCAATAGTTGCAcgcatattttattgtttaataaatatcacagGGTTTAACCTAAAACCATCAGGCGATAGGACGCACCTTCGTATTACCAGAAGTATTACTATTCTACCACAAAATTATGCGAAACGTGTTGTCTAATAACTGGTTGTGTTATCAGTAAGTCACGATACATAATAATCTCACGTATCATTTAAACGTCACATAatttcttctatatatatagaagaaaataaagaatacagTGTCAGTACATATGAAggactttatttatttcatggtCGTATACAACTAATGCGACCGTAGTCTCTCTAATAATCTCCACACATACTATATAGCTTAGTAGCCTAATGTAAGTTACGTATCTTATATAAGATACGTCTTACGcaataaatgttcaaatcTATGTACagcgagaaattttatttcttaattttaataaataaaattgttttctacTAGAAAATAATGACGATAACTCTTGTTGCATTACCAAAGCTCTTCTTAGGTATAGACAAAATTGAAATCCGAAGGACGAAATTCAAAAGTATAAATTCGGAACGATTCAAAAGTTAAAAAGAGAATCGGCCACTTTTTCTAGATCGTGTTAAAACTGTATAAAGAAACTGATATTTGAAGCTGGCATAAAGagcgaaataattattatagaaatatactaatgtataatattgtgtgtgttatattatctatttacAAGTATGATGTTTAACTTTAATTAgtttaaattgttaattgcTAGATTTTAAAGAATGGCATTTGTTTTTAACAGAGTCTCTTAGAAGGCAGGATAggacatttttatatatttttctattatgtgaaaattttcaaattattgaaatacatttattaataacagtacgaataatgaaataatatatcgtaatcgtaTTTTCACCAATAccatattttattgaataatagcagccaaatataaaaacatttcattaacaacataattttattcgttattgttaatgaatattgccttaaatatattttctattcatcAATCTTACCATTTTAAGTATTTGGATGAACTAAATTAGCCCGCGCTCATATGTGGAAATTGACGCTCTTAAAATCAAATTGAGCATTCCTATTGGTGTAAAATATTGCAAAGTCCCCACTACTCGCAATTTACGAAAGTCGCATAGCGCGGGATGACATTTTACTGTTGAAATTTGTGAAATGAGCCTCGTTACGTTATCCCATCATTACTATATAgtacttttatttcgacgCTATCTCATCATTTCTACACTTTTACATATCTGCGTTTTGCATCGTTTTACATAGTGcacttttatttaatcatgTATTAATCATCATTTTGTATCAGCATTTTAATCACCATTAAGTATTATAAGTTCTTTCGACACTGCTAAAGACTAACAGGTCTGACTTATTTCGTTTTGTCCAGCTATTAAAGATATAGAAactaaaatatagattttgtTGTATACAATCAATTGGTACAAGTTTTctaatatgatataacataaaagaaatttcttatcaagataatttatatgtttccACAATAgctgttaaaaatatatcatacgtCCTTTTCCCGCAACAATGATTAGAACATTTTTTCCccgaataataattaaaatatatattttgtaattgactataatttttttcctttttagcATTTTTAAACACAAATATTGTTGAGAGCAGCATATATTAATTCCAATTGTGTAAAATGCCACCGAAAGCACAAAAGGTTATATTTCGTCacctttaaaaatatattttattaattaatttcttttaaatttttgcatttttaagcTTATGGTtgaatatcaatataattgaACCATtcacataatataatacaagaaaCATGTTAATGTTATTTTCAGGAATCATTAGtactattaataaatattggaataaCAAATccaaatatagaaaatgatcATTCCTTATTGGAGAAAGCAAAACATATTGCCAAgcgaaaaattcagaaaatggtattgtaaaattttaatttaacgttatttactttcaattattaatatttgatattttttagattttcctAACACCAAAAGATGAAGTTGCAATAATGTTAATGGGTTCTGGTGTTACAAAAAATCGTTTGGGTACGGAACATGTAGAAGAATTTACAGATTTTCAGATTCCAAATTGGGatcttgtaaaaaaatgtatggGTCTAAAAGGTACAAACCATTGTTCTAATTGGATTGAAGCACTTGAGGCTGCAGTgttatttatgaaagaaaacacgtatgtttaaatatattatgattgTACTTGTGGAAATAGTAGAGATGGAAATATTCcaattcatattataatatcaattacaatatatttcttattttagtttttttcCTTCTACAAGGAAAATCATTTTGATGTCCGATTTTAATGAAGATCCAgatattatttcacaatttcaaGCAGATGCAATTGTAGATCGCCTttcaacaaacaaaattatattaatcacACTGTAAACATCTATTTTAAtcttgttatataaattattgtatataatttaattttataattttattattttcagatcAGAAGCAACTATATCACCTACTCCTACACACAGTGAAACCTTTCTTAAAGATGTCAATGAAAAGGTTTTATCTATTAAactatctatttttataatatattactgtGGAtcatcatttaatttattttatttactagaTTAATGGTCACCATATAACATTTGATAATGCCATATcagatatgaaattttatacaccGATACCATCAAAACCATTTCCATCTTATTATAGCTTAGAGTTACTTGATAAAAAGATACCAGTTGTTTCTTACGCTAAGGTAAGGAGAAATTGCGGAGCAAGAAatcatttatttgtattatgttatattatgaCTGTTGTAGTTTAAtattgctatttttattaGGTAAGAACAAGAAATTTTCCATCATGGAAACAAGCCAAAGGTAATCAAAAGCTCCgaacagaaacaaaatatttagatagACAGAGGGTTTCTTATACAGCAGATAACATTCAAAAAGGATACAAATATGGAGCAGATTTTATTTCAGTACCcggtatatattaatttatttttattacttatttttattatttattttcttatttttattataagtattataatcaatatattatcataatacatatattttattgtaaatgtaGAGGGTTTAGAGAGGAATATGAGACGTAAAGACAGTGAAAGAAGTTATCGAATTTACGGGTTTACGGACAG
It contains:
- the LOC122577025 gene encoding X-ray repair cross-complementing protein 5-like, which gives rise to MPPKAQKESLVLLINIGITNPNIENDHSLLEKAKHIAKRKIQKMIFLTPKDEVAIMLMGSGVTKNRLGTEHVEEFTDFQIPNWDLVKKCMGLKGTNHCSNWIEALEAAVLFMKENTFFPSTRKIILMSDFNEDPDIISQFQADAIVDRLSTNKIILITLSEATISPTPTHSETFLKDVNEKINGHHITFDNAISDMKFYTPIPSKPFPSYYSLELLDKKIPVVSYAKVRTRNFPSWKQAKGNQKLRTETKYLDRQRVSYTADNIQKGYKYGADFISVPEGLERNMRRKDSERSYRIYGFTDRNNVDLEYFYKSSSSVILPNSETNNVVKPFYSLVQAMHETNSVAIVRKIYKKGGVPRMVALFPCIDIPDEPWCLIEIQLVFAEDRRIMETRSMKSIIKQLNTPQNDAIDSLIDSLMLTDTENDSEIDGCQCFLPGCMPNPGVQHRWDMLSYRAINPDKPLPPVENYLKETFEIPSIKKRSKCHLQKIAELFRLESINPKKEKSEMKQQDNMQVNEDIDIDIEESNKTEDIADVETNLYKESVLSLDISDIDLDELAANI
- the LOC122577030 gene encoding UDP-xylose and UDP-N-acetylglucosamine transporter — encoded protein: MRATIAILCVFLGCCSNVVFLELLVKDDPGSGNLITFAQFLFISIEGFLFTSKCGTVKPNIGIKDYFILVTMFFVANVCNNYAFDFNIPMPLHMIFRAGSLIANMIMGIIILKKRYVFSKYLSVFMITLGIAICTIVSGKEIKSLQAKNVEQVPTTPWDDLFWWILGISLLTIALFVSARMGIYQEVLHKKYGKNPREALYYTHLLPLPFFLTLAPNIWDHFMYALASDPIKISIINLQMPKLILYLIGNVLTQYVCISSVFTLTAECTSLTVTLVITLRKFLSLIFSIIYFKNPFTLYHWIGTVLVFLGTVIFTELLPKITESLRSTEKIKKAQ